From one uncultured Fibrobacter sp. genomic stretch:
- a CDS encoding KamA family radical SAM protein, protein MDDSSKVFTQIPDFLDYLGSDLATIIAKTTALADLDLNPKFPFLCSRHYADLIKKASDPAALLREILPTKDELKKVDGFVDDPVGDLPAGKSDCVIQKYDQRALIVSTATCGARCRFCFRKNYPFQNTPDVARQVSHWLDTHTDVWEVILSGGDPLTLGPGAFRELIEAIAMHPSVTTLRIHTRLPVMRPDLVMQHFELLRELPARFSCVLVSHVDHADELDEESATVFAQLRFSGWTLLNQSVLLRGISDDAAKLNALCRKLFEQGVLPYYLHQLDHANGVAHFEVSDDEARKLIAEIRTKLPGYLVPKLVREIAGEKSKTPV, encoded by the coding sequence ATGGACGACTCCTCAAAAGTTTTCACGCAAATCCCTGACTTTTTGGACTATTTGGGATCCGATTTGGCGACAATCATCGCCAAAACCACCGCACTTGCCGATCTTGACCTGAATCCGAAGTTTCCGTTCCTTTGTTCTAGGCATTATGCCGACCTAATCAAGAAGGCGAGCGACCCCGCCGCCCTGTTGCGCGAAATTTTGCCGACCAAAGACGAACTCAAGAAGGTCGATGGATTTGTAGACGACCCCGTGGGCGATTTACCGGCCGGAAAATCCGACTGCGTCATCCAGAAATACGACCAGCGCGCCTTGATTGTCTCGACCGCCACCTGCGGTGCCCGTTGCCGTTTCTGTTTTCGCAAGAACTACCCTTTCCAGAACACACCCGATGTTGCACGCCAGGTGAGCCACTGGCTCGACACCCACACCGACGTTTGGGAAGTGATTCTTTCGGGCGGCGACCCGCTGACTCTCGGTCCCGGCGCCTTCCGCGAACTGATTGAAGCGATTGCGATGCACCCCTCGGTCACCACACTCAGAATCCATACGCGCCTCCCCGTGATGCGCCCGGACTTGGTGATGCAGCATTTTGAATTGTTGCGCGAACTTCCGGCAAGGTTTAGCTGCGTGCTGGTGTCGCATGTGGACCACGCCGACGAACTCGACGAAGAATCGGCGACCGTTTTTGCACAGTTGCGCTTTAGCGGCTGGACGCTCTTGAACCAGAGCGTGTTGCTGCGGGGAATCAGCGATGACGCCGCCAAGCTCAACGCCTTGTGCCGCAAGCTTTTTGAACAGGGCGTACTCCCCTACTACTTGCACCAGCTAGACCATGCGAACGGAGTTGCCCACTTTGAAGTGAGCGATGACGAAGCCCGCAAGCTGATTGCAGAAATCCGCACCAAGTTGCCCGGCTACCTGGTGCCGAAACTTGTACGAGAAATCGCCGGCGAGAAGAGTAAAACTCCCGTTTAA
- the efp gene encoding elongation factor P produces MGTVSTNEFRKKLKIMVDGQPYEIIENQFVKPGKGQAFNRVRIKNLVTGRTLERTWKSGDTVEEADVTFTEMTYLYNDGSTWYFLNNETQETEEIAKEALNGCEVWLLDGATVEVTWWKDPKTQATLPIEVIPPTFVDLMIIDAPPAVQGNTSGNVMRECTVETGAKVMIPLFIENNTKIRVDTRDGSYLERAK; encoded by the coding sequence ATGGGTACTGTAAGCACCAACGAATTCCGCAAGAAACTTAAAATCATGGTTGATGGTCAGCCGTACGAAATCATTGAAAACCAGTTCGTGAAGCCGGGTAAGGGTCAGGCCTTTAACCGCGTTCGCATCAAGAACTTGGTGACTGGCCGCACCCTCGAACGCACCTGGAAGAGTGGCGATACGGTTGAAGAAGCCGACGTGACCTTCACCGAAATGACTTACCTCTACAACGACGGTTCTACCTGGTACTTCCTGAACAACGAAACTCAGGAAACCGAAGAAATCGCTAAGGAAGCCCTCAATGGCTGCGAAGTTTGGCTCCTCGATGGCGCTACTGTCGAAGTCACTTGGTGGAAGGACCCGAAGACTCAGGCAACGCTTCCGATCGAAGTGATTCCGCCTACCTTCGTTGACCTCATGATCATCGACGCTCCTCCGGCAGTCCAGGGCAACACCAGCGGTAACGTGATGCGTGAATGCACCGTCGAAACCGGCGCCAAGGTGATGATTCCGCTCTTCATCGAAAACAATACCAAGATCCGCGTGGATACCCGCGACGGTTCTTACCTCGAAAGAGCTAAGTAA